Part of the Polyangium spumosum genome is shown below.
AGTACCTCGGCGTGGTCGCGTTGCTCATCCCGTTCATCGTGTACACCTATTACGTGGTCGTCGAGGCGTGGTGCCTCATCTACGCGCTCCATTACGCGACCGGCGACCTGATGCGCGGCGACGATCCCGGGCAATATGCCGCCTTTTTTGGTCGGCTCACCGGGGCCACCGCGGAGGGCTCGGTGTTCGGGGGCGGAGACGGGCTCACGCTGCTCGGGGTCGTCGCCCTCTGCTTCGCGCTCAACCTGTACCTCATCGTGCGCGGCTTGAGCCGCGGCATCGAGGCGTTCTGCAAGGTCGCCATCCCCGGGCTCGCGGTGCTGGCCACGATCGTCCTCGTGCGTGTGCTCCTGCTCGGGACGCCGGATCCGTCGAAGCCGTCGCAATCGATCGAGGCCGGGCTCGGCTTCATGTGGAACCCGCGCGCCGAGGCGCTCTTCGATCCGGAGACGTGGCTCGCGGCTTCCGGGCAGATCTTCTTCAGCCTCTCGGTCGGGTTTGGCGTCCTCGTGCATTACGCGAGTTATCTCCGGAAGAAGGACGACGTCGCGCTGAGCGCGCTCACGGCGAACTCGATGAACGAGCTCTTCGAGGTCTGCCTCGGCGGCCTCATCACGATCCCGGCGGCGTTCGTCTTCCTCGGCGCGATTGACCCGGGCACGCTCGAGTCGTCGTTCAAGCTCGGCTTCGTGACGTTGCCGAACGTGTTCGCGATGATGTGGGGCGGGCGCGTGTTCGGCTTCCTCTGGTTCTTCTGTTTGTTCATCGCCGCGATCACGAGCAGCGTGTCGATGCTGCAGCCCGTGATGGTCTTTTTCCAGGAGGGGACGGGGATGAGCCGGCGACGCGCGGCGGCCCTGCTGGGCGTGCTCTGCGCGGTCGGCTCGGGGATCGTGTTGTATTTCTCGAAGGGGCTCGTCGCGCTCGACACGTTCGATTTCTGGATGGGCACGGTCGGCATCTTCGTGCTCGCCACGGTGCAGGCGGTCCTTTATGGCTGGGTCTTCGGCATCGAGCGAGGGCACGAGGAGCTGCACCGGGGGGCGCATATCAAGGTCCCGTTCGTCGTGCAGATCGGCCTCAAATACGTGGTGCCCGTGTACCTGCTCGTCATCTTCGCGGCGTTCTGCGTGAAGAACCTGCCGGGGCGCCTCGAGGAGCGGCAGCCCGGGGCGCTCGTGGCGCTGGGCTTCGTCCTCGCCGTGACCGCGCTCCTGGTCAAGATGGTGCGCCTGGCCGAGCGGCGGTGGGAGCAGCTCGAGGCGCGTGGCTTGACGCCCGGAGGGAAGGTGTCGTGACGACGGGTGGCCTTCTGGTGATGATCCTGAGCGTGACCTCGGTGGTCGTGCTGTCGGCATATTGCTTGTACCGGGTGCTGACGTTGCCCGCGCCACCGGAGGACGGGGAGGACGGCGCGGATCGGTAGGGTGGGTGACGCCGCGAGCGTGATCAGAAGGGGTGGATCGGCGTCCGGGGTCGCTCCTCGGCGTGGGGAGCGGGTGTGGACGGCCGTCCGGGGTCGCTCCTCGGCGTGGGGAGCGGGTGTGGACGGTCGTCCGGGGTCGCTGCCGAGCGTGAGGAGGAGGTGTGGACGGCCGTCCGGGGGGCGCTGCCGAGCGTGAGGAGGGGGTGTGGACGGCCGTCCGGGGGAGCTGCCGAGCGTGAGGAGGGGGTGTGGACGGTCGTCCGGGGGAGCTGCCGCGCGTGAGGAACGAGGGGAGACGCTCGTCGAGGGGCGCGCGGCGGGTCGTGCTCAGCGAGCGCGCTCCACGTAGGCCTTCAGCGCGTCCAGGTCCTTGTCACACGCCTTCTTGAAGGCGCCGCCCATGAGCTTGCCGATGATCTTGGTGAACAGGCCGCCGGGCATTTCGATGACGGCGCTGGTCCGCAAGAGCGTGCCCGTACCGGCGGGCTCGAAGTCGTAGACGAAACGATATTCGCCCTTGCCCGTGGTCCCCTTGGTGCCGTCGACCCTGAGCCCGAGGCGCTTGCCCGGCTCGCAGGTGGTGACCTCGAAATGCTCGGTCGCCTCTCGCCCGAACATCTTGCGGGTCTCGCGGAACTCGGTGCCCACGCCGAAGTCGCCCGGCGTGACGCGCTCGGCCCGCACGAACCCCTGCATCCAGTCGCCGAAGCCCTCGGGGTTCGCCATCGCCGCGAAGACACGCTCGGGGGGAGCGTCGATGTGGTGCTCGGAGGTGAAGGTGAGTCGGTGCATGGAGGGATGCTGCCCGAGAATGTGCTGGAATGCACGCGGTCATCGGCATAACCTGCCTCCTTCACGCCTCACGACCTGGAGGAACCATGCGCGCTTCGAAGACCTTGCCTTTCGCCGCTGCCGCCCTCGCCCTCGCCCTCGGCGCTTGCAGCAAATCCGAGCCGCAGCCGGCCGCGGAGCCGAAGAAAGACGCGCCCGAGGCGAAGCCCGCCACGACGGCCGCCGGCCCCACGACGGGCGCCGTCGCCACGGCCCCCGCGGCGGCCGCCACGCCGGCCGCAATCGCGACGGCGCTGCCCGCGGGCCGCTCGGCCATTCCGACGCTCGCCGAGTGGAACAGCCAGCAAAAAGAGGTCACCGTCAAGGGCTCTTCGGCCTTGAGCTGCGAGACGAAGGTCGTCCGCGAGTATCTGCGCGTCTCCTGCCGCGGCAAGAACGACACCGGCGGCACCCCCACGAACGTCGTCGTCAAGAAGGGCGGCCACGGCGAGGCGTTCACCTACGTCGGTGCCGGCGTCACGAGCCTCGTCGTGCCCTTCGTCGAGGGGATCGATTTCGCCGCCGATTTCTCCTGGACCGACAAGAGCCACACGCTCAGCGTCGCGTGGCCCCGCGGCAGCGCCCGGCCCGTCGTGGTCGGCGTATTCGAAGGCGCGAAATCACCCCTCGACGCCTCGTTCGACAAGGCGCTCGCCGACAAGGCTTGCCAGTGTCACAAGCAGGTCACCGGCAAGGCGAACTGCGACGACCTGCTCGGCGTGAACGCCGATTGCGCGCGCACCTACCCGAACGACTGCGCGAGCTTCCTCGAGTGCAGCCGCGGCGAGCCCGGCGTCTGGCCGCGCTGCCAGGCCGGGTTCCTGAATGGACCCTTCGGCTTCTGTTACAAGCAATGCGACCCCAGCAAGAGCGAGTGCGGGCCCGACGAGAGCTGTCAGGGCGACAGCAAGTACGCCATCTGCTTGTAGGTCGCGGAGCGGATCACGCGATTTCGCCTCCGCGCACGCTCAGAGGGTGCCCGTGAAGATCGCGGTGCACTCCGGAACGCGCGCCCAGGCGCGCTCGCGGATCTGGGCCACGAGCGCTGGACCGAAGAATTCGCCGCAAATGCGCGCCGCGGCCTCGACGTCGGGGAACACGTAGTCGGTGCGCACCCAGCGGCGCGAAAGCCCATGCGCGTGCTCCAGATGCGCGAAGTACTCGTCCATGCCCGGATGGACCCGTGGCGTCTCGTGGCCGGTGCCAAGCGTCTCGATGACCATGAGCGCACCGCCGGGACGCACCACGCGGCGCATCTCCGACAGCGCCGCGTCCACTTCCTCGCGCCAGCCCTCCGGCATCCAGTGACGAAAATGCCCGAACACCCATCCTGCCATCGCGACATCGACGCTCGCGTCGGGAAACGGCAACGAGCGCGCGTCCGCGTGGTGGATGCTGAACGGCACGCCGGCCTGCGATAGATGCCGGCGCGCGATCTCCAGCATAGGCGCCGCGCGATCGACCAAGTGCAAGCGAGACGCGCGTGCGCCGACGATACGCGAGAGCCGCCCGGTACCCGCGCCGACGTCGAGCGCCACGGCCCCCTCCGGCAGCCATTCGCGCACCACGCTTGCGAGCGCCTCGTCCGCGTCCTCCGCATTGATCAGCGCGTCGTACGCGTCCGCCTTCTCCTGGTACACGCGCGCCTGCGCGTCGCTCACTCGGTCGCTCATCGGCGCGACCTTATCGCAAGGGCGCGCGAACAGCTACGCGGACAGGAACCCATTTCGATTCCACCTTCGGGCGCGAGCGCGATCAGCCGGGCGGAAGCAAAGCGAGCAAGGCCCTCGCGCCGACCTTCTTGTCGACGATGAGCACGCTCCGGACCATCTTCGTGCTGCCGAGGAGCGCTTCGCCCAGCGCTTCCCCCGGGATGTCGAGGCGGCACGCGAGGAGGCGCTGCGGGTAACGGGAGAGGAGCGCGTCGCAATCTCGATAGAATCGCTCGCTGCCATCGTTCGCCAGGAAGAGGAGCCGCGACACGCGGGCGTTCTGCGGGCTGCCGGGGGTCTTCTCGTTCAGCGCGTCGAGGCCCTTCTGCTCGCTGGCCAGCTTCTCGCCGATGAGCTCCAGGCCCATGTAGGCGTGCCTGGCGGCGAGCGCGCCGCGGAGCTCCGCGGCCAGCGTGTCGGTCATCGGGAGCGTCGCGACCTGGTGGCGACCATGCTCCCATAACGGACGCGCGTGCGTCTCGAGCAGGCGCACGACCGCGTCGTGCCGAGGATCGGCGACGACGTCTTTGGGCAACGTGAGGGTGGACATTGCGGGGATGTCTAGCCGACCCAGGCAACCTGTCGCAAAGAAATCTCGCCCCCGCCTCCGCCCCCGCGCCCGCTTCTCTGTTGACACCCACGCCGACCATGGCTTGCCATGTCCCCCATGTGGAGCCCTGAAGGTCGCAAGCAGAACGCGCGCGAGCTGCGCCAGATCGCCGACAAGGTCCTGCGGTACCGCCAGCTCTGCGACCGCTTCGCGAGTTACTTCCAGCCCGAGAGCGACAACGCCCGTCAGCTCCGCCAGATCCGCGGCAAGCTCGAGGACCTGCGCGGACGCGCGCTCGATCGGGAGAAGCGCCTCGCGAAGGGCGTGGTCAAGATCGGCGTCGTCGGCCTGGAGAAGCAGGGCAAGAGCGCGTTCCTCTCGGCGTGGCTGAAGAGCGAGAAGCTCCTGCCGAGCGAGGCCGAGCGCTGCACCTGGAGCACCACCGTCATCGAGCCGGGCGAGCCGGGGCAGTTCGCCGCGACCGTCACCTACTACAACGAGGTCGATTTCAAGGCCCGCATCCAGAGCTACTTCGACGCGCTCGAGCCGGGCAGCGTCGAGCGCTGGCACGGCCTGAACCAGGCCGAGGTCCTGCGCCTCAAGGCGAGCTTCAAGGCGCGCGAGGGGTACGACGTCGACGACCCCGATCGCGCAGGGAGGCGCGAGCAGACGGCGCTCGCCGAGCTCGTGGAGATCAGCGCGGGCCTGTCGGAGATCAAGGCGCGGCTCGGTCGCCCACCCGAGAAGATCACCGCGAGTAGCCTCGATGCCCTCGCCGAGCAGATCCGGCCCTACATCGCGCTCAAGGACACGAAAAACGGCAACCGGCCCTATCCGGGCGTGCGGGCCGTGAAGATCGTCACGGTCACGATCCCCGTCGAGGGCGCCATGCCCGGCGTCGAGCTGATGGATCTGCCCGGCATCGACGCGCCCTCGGACAAGGCGCGCCGCGACACGGAGGACGCGCTCGCGAACGAGGTCGACGTGACGATCTTCGTCAAGGACATCACGCGGCCTTCGCTCGTGCGCAACGAGATCGAGCTGCTCCGCATGGCGCAGACGGCCGATCGGAGCATCTCGCTGAAGGATCGGATCTTCGTGGTGCTGACGAAGGTCGACCTCTTCGACCACGCCGACGAGAACGGCAACTGGCACTGGTCCCTGGCGGCGCGGAACTTCCGCGAGCAGGGCGTGGATCGCATCTTCCCGTACTCGAAGGTGTGGGTGCACCAGGGCGTCGACGCCGAGCACCCGGTGGCGCGGCAGCTCATGGACTTCTTCGGCACGACGACGCCCGTGAACGGGCTCGACAAGCTGAAGGACGCCGTGGAGCGGTACCTCTCGACCGACGTGGAGGCGCTCGATCGCAAGGTGACGCAGGCGATCACGAGCGAGTTCGGCGAGGTCGAGGCGCTCCTGCGTGGCGTGCTCGTGACCGTGAAGGACGGGCTCAGCGATCGCGAGTTCGACAGGCGCGCCGAGCAGGTCTTCGATCTGCACTACGAGCACATCCAGTCGGGCGAGGATCCGACGGGGCTCCTGCCCGAGATCCGCAAGCGCATGTCGGCGTTCATGGACTTCGAGATGAGCGACCATCAGCGGTCGGCCCGCGCAGAGCGCGCGGACGTGCGGATCGATCAGATCCGGAGCGATCTGCTCGCGCGGCTCACGCCCGAGGAGGCGGAGGCGAAGCGGCGGCAGATGCCGAGCCCGGGGCTCATGAACGAGACCGCCGTCGAGATCGAGATGCGCAAGCAGATGCGCGAGCGCGTGGCGTCGCGGATCGCGGGGCTCGGGGAGGACTTCCGCAACACGGCGCGCGAGAGCGTGGAGCGGATGCTGCACGAGATGTTCATCGAGGCCGGCTACGAGGGCGGGCGGCTCGAGGTGCTGCTGCCGGCGGGCAAGGCGCTCATCGAGCGGATCGACGCGCTGGGCCGGTCGGGGCACGTGTCGGAGAGCGTGGTCCGCTACCAGAACCAGGAGATGGCCAAGGCGGACGTCGCGTTCGAGGTGCTCTCGCGGTACTTCGCGCGGCAGATCGTGGACATCCTCGACGCGACGGATCCCTACGATCGGGAGATCCGCGAGCGCGAGATGCGCGGGCTCGAGCAGTTCTTCGGGATGGGGATCGCCGACAAGGCGCAAGCGACCGCGACGGGCGCGGCCACGACCGCGAGCGGCGTCATCGGATCGGTGAAGGCGAAGCTCGGGTTCGGCGAGGAGAGGCCGGACGGCAACGGCGCGGCAGGAGCGGCGCCCGCGCCCGCGCAGGCGCCCGCGATCGGAGGGTTTCCGACGGTGGGCGCGGCGATGCCGGCGCCGAAGCAGGTGCAGGCGCAGCCTTCGGCGGCGGCGCCCGCGGGGAGCACGAAACCCCCGCAGACGAACCCCGGCGCGGCCGCGCAGGCTCAGGCGCAGACGGGCCACGTGCGCGACTGGTCGAAGATGCTCTCGCGGGTGCGCGTGGACGTGGAGCGGATCTGCGACTTCCTCGAGGCGCTCGCGAAGCACCCGCGAGGCCTGCAGAAGTACCACGAGGAGGCGGTGCGCACGGTGCACGACTCGTGGCTCGATCGGGAAGGGGAGCAGTCGCTCCGGCGCTGGGTGCGCAGCGAGTGCGCGCGGATCTGGCCGCACAAGTTCGCCGCGATCGAGGCGGAGAAGGATCGAGCGCGCGCGGACATCGAGGCGCTCGAGGAGCTGTTCGGCGGGAGCCCGGCCCCGCAGAAAGCAGGAGCCTGAGCGTGGCCTACGATCTCGCGCGTCTGTCGAGTTACGTGAGGTTCTACCAGACGGTCGTGAACCAGCTCGTCGCGGCCTGGCAGAACCTCGAGCAGCTTCACCTCACCGCGAAGGACGCGCTCGCCCCGCTCGCCGAGCCGCTCGCGCCCGTCGCCTACGCGCCGCTGCTCGCCGCGCTCTCGGATCCCGCGCCTTCGCGGGAGGCGATCGCCGCGCTCTGGCGGCCCGTGGACGAGAAGGATCTCTCGGATCTGAACGACATCTACGAGGTCGCAGGGAGGTTCGGCTTCCAGGGCGAGGACAACCAGAACCTCGCGCGCGTGCAGGTGCTCGTGGCGACGGCGCGCAACGAGATCCTCGGGCACCGGAGGAGGCTCGCCGATCTGCGGGAGCTGCCGAACGCGGCGCGCGCCGCGGCCGCGCGCCTGCGCGCCGAGGAGGAGGCGCGCGCGTCCGCCGAGCGCGCCGAGAAGATGGCGGCGTTCGGGCCACTCGCCGAGACCGTGGTGACGCGGGCGAAGCAGACGATCGACGCGGTGCGCGCGGTGCCGTTCCCGGATCTCTCGGACGCCGAGACCGCGGCCGAGGAGTACCGCAAGTACGCGGCGAAGCTCGATCACGTCTACCAGACGTGTTTGCCCTTCCTGCGCAAGGCGATCCAGAACCTCTACACGTTCGTCGCCGCCGAGCCGACCGCGTCGTGGCCGGACACGTTGCCGCTCACGAAGGAGCTGCCGCCGGAGCTCGTGACGGTGCCGCCCGCGGGCTCGGGGGAGCTCACGCAGGCGCGCGCGAGCCTGACGGCGCTCGCCGAGGAGGAGATCCAGCTCGGCCGCGCGCGGGACGCGGTGTCGACGGCCGCGGCGAGGCTCGAAGGGGAGATGGCCGCGGCGCAGATGAAGGACGCCGAGGTCGGGCAGGAGATCACGACGGCGCACGCGATCCTGGATCTCGCGGCCGCCTCGGAGCAGGCGGAGCTGACCCGGGTCGAGCTCGAAGGCCTCGCGGCGCAGCGGGCCTCCCGCGTGGAGAGCGCAGGCGCGGTGCTGTCGAAGCAGCGGCAGATCGAGGCGGCGATCAAGCTGCTCGAGGACGAGCTGCGGCGCAGGCACGCCGAGCTCGCCGCGCTCGAGGCGCAGCTCGTGGAGGTACGCAAGGACGAGCCGGTCCTGTTCGGCAAGGACGAGTGGCGATCGAAGGTCGCCGCGATGGAAGAGCAGAAGGCCCAGCAGCAGGCGGCCTACGGGCAGCGGCTCTCGACGCTGCAGCAGTTCCAGATCGATCACTCGAGCGTGTCGGTCGAGGTGCAGACGGAGCAGCAGAAGCAAGCGCTGCTCGAGCGGCAGATCGCGGAGGCGCAGACGAAGTCCGCGACGCTGGAGCTGACGATCCGGGAGATCGGGACGAAGCTCGGGGCGGCGAGGCCGTCGCGGGCGGTCTCCGCGGACGACGCGCGCAAGGCGCTCGCGTCGCTGCAGCAGGCGAAGCTCGGCGTGGCCGAGCGGATGGAGGCGCTCAAGGCGGAGATGCGGCGGCAGAAGGACGAGGCCGTGCGCGTCCTGAACCGCATGAAGCAGATCGCGGTGGAGCGGCAACACGTGACCGCGATGGTGCAGAGCGCCGAGACCGCGGCGACGCAGGGGCGCGAGGAGGCGCTGCGGCAGCTCGCGCGCGAGCGGCGGGCCGGCGTGGAGCGGCACGTGGGCGAGGTGCTGGCGACGCTGGAGAAGTCGATCGCGCACGTGGGGCCGGTCTTCATCGATCCGGCGAAGGACCTGCTCGTCGCCGCGACCGAGCCGAAGGCCGAGGTGACGGCGCGGGTGCTCGAAGCCGCGGAGGCGGCGGCGCCGGTGGTGGAAAAGCTCTCGAAGGAGCTCGATCCGGAGCTGCTCGCGCAGGACGCGACGCTCGGTCAGATCCAGCGCGAGTTCTGCGACGTGGCCGAGGCGGCGTGCGTCACGGCGTGGGGGGGATGATCAGGCGACGGTTCGGGTCGTCCGGGCCGTCGCCGCCGAGCCACTCCTTGCAGAGCGCGCGCAGGCGGACGTTCGCCGCGCGCCGATCGAGGAACGACTGGCGGAGGTCGTCCTCGCCGATCGTGGCGGCGCGCGTGTGGAGCTGCGCCCGCGCCGCGACGAGCGCCGCGCGGGCCTCGTAGGTCGCCTTTTCGAGCAGGAGCGCCTCGACGCGCAGGAGCGTGATCTCGGGCGGAGCCGGGGCCTGCTGTCCGCCGTTCGAGGGGCGCAAGGCGAGGGCGCGATCGACGAGGGTGAGCGTCTTCTGGGGCTTCTTCGCCGCGAGGAACAAGGCCGCGCGTACGCCGAGCAGCGCGCCGGGCGGCGCGGAGGCGGACCGGAGCGCGCCGAGCATGCGATCGGCCCTGTCGAGATCGCCGAGCGCGATGTTGGCGCGCGCCGCGAGCAGCCGCGCCCTGCGCGCGGCGAGGCGCTCGCCCCGCGCCTCCGCCAGGGCGACCACGTCCTCGGCCATCTCCCGCGCTGGGGCGAAGGCGCCGCGCTCCAGGTTGAGCAGCGCCTCGAACGTGCCGCCCACGAGCGAGGTCAGGCTCTCTTCGGGCTGGCCCTGCAGGCCCTCGTGCAGCTCCTTCTCGGCGCGCTCGTGGGCGCCGAGGAGCAGGAGATCGAGGCCGACGTGCACGCGCGCGTGCGGCAGGTAGCGGTGGTCGCCGATGGTCGCGAAGCGGAGGACGCTCTCGCGATCGAGCCCGAGCGCGGCCCAGGGGTCCTGGTCGACCGCGCGCGCCCAGTGGGCGCGGGTGTGGAGCGTCCACGCGACGACGACGGGCTCGCGCTCGGCGGCGGGGGCGGTGACGTGCCGCATGCGCTCGAGGTAGGGCAGGGCCGCGGCCGGCTCGTGATCGAGCAGCGAGTCGATCGTGGCGCTGAAGGCCCAGGAGAGCTCGAGGACCGCGTCGTCCGCGGGCTTCTCGTGGAGGAGCCGCTGAGAGAGCTCGGCGGCGTTCTTCGTGTCGCCCAGGGCGAGCGCCGAGCGGATCGCGCCGCCGAGGGCGCGGGCGTGGTGGCGGCTGCCGGGCGTCGCGTAGAGGAAGGCGCAACGCGCGGCCTCGTAGGCGTGGGCGTGGTTCGATCGCCAGCTCTCGGCGTCCGTGGCGATGGCCCAGAGCTCCGCCGCGGCCTCGCCGTTGGCGCCGAGATGGAGGCCCCGCTTGGCGAGCTCGATCGCCGTGTCGAGCGCGCCACCGGAGAGCGCTTGCTCGGCGGCGCGCACGTAGAACGCGACCGCGCGACGCGCGTCGCCGCCGCGATCGAGGTGGAGCGCGAGCACGCTCGGATCCTGTTCGCCTGCGGAGAGCAACCACTCGGCCGCGCGCTGGTGGCAGAGCCTTCGGTTGTTGTCAGTGAGGCGCGCATAGGCGGCCTCGCGCAGGAGCAGGTGGCGGAAGGTGTACTCGGTCTCGCCTGCGAAGCGGCTGTGTCGTCGTCGCTCGAGCAGCTCGCAGTCGCCGCAGAGCCGCGCGAGCGTCTCGTCGAGCGAGGCCGTGGGCTCGCCGTCGCCGTAGACGAGCAGGCGCAGCGCCCCCTCCCACGCCGCGTCGCCGAAGACGCTCGCGGCGCACAGGACCATGCGCGCCTCGTCGTCGAGCGACTTCGAATCGATCCGCGCGTCCACCATCCCGAGCACCGTCTCGGGCAGGGCGCCGTCGCGGCCCTCGTTCACCGCGCGGATGAGCTCCTCCAGATAAAACGCGTTGCCCGCCCCAAGCTTCACGATGCGATCGACCACGGCGCGCGGGGTCGAAAGGCCGAGCGCGCTCCAGACGATCCGCTCGGCGTCGTCCTTGTCGAGCGGGTGGAGCCGCACGTCCTGCACCTCGCGATCTTGCCAGAGCCCGGGTAGTCGCTTGCGGACGTCGGGCCGCGCGAGCGCGAGCACCGCGAACCTCCGATCCCGGAGCGCGTCGAGCGCGGCGTCGACGAGCTTCAGCGACGCCGCGTCGCTCCACTCGAGCTCCTCCAGCACGAGCAGGAACGGGTGCGTCTCGGTCAGCACGTGGATGAAATCGAGGAACGCGTCCTTGATGTGATCGGCCATGAGGGCCGCGTCGCTGCGCGCGGCGCGGAGCTCGGTGCGGCCCGCGTCGGGGAAGTGCAGGCCCACGACCTCGCCCAGGAAATCCGTCACGCGTCGTCTGTCCGTGCCGGCGAGGTACGTGCCGACGAGCTCGCGGAGCTTGTTCTGGCTCACCTCGACGGGCTCGCCCGCCGAGATCCCGGCGGCGCTGCGCAGCGCGGAGCCGACGATGGAGAAGGCCGATCCGGCGCGCAGCGGATCGCCGCGGCCGAGGACGACGCTGAGGTTCGGCTTCGCGCGGCAGAGGCGCTCGATGAGCTCGAAGCGCAGGCGCGACTTGCCGGCGCCGGGCTCGCCGAGCACGAGCACGGCCTTCGGCTTCTTGCCCTGGAGCGCCTGCTCGACGTACTTGCGGACGGTGCCGAGCTCCTCGTCGCGCCCGACGTAGGGGCTCGGCTTGCCGAGCAGCGTGCGCACGGCGCGCGTCGTCTCGCGCTCGCCGCGCAGCCAGAACTCGCCGATGTAGCTGGCCACGTCGAAGCGCGCGTCGAGGAAGGCGCAGGCGACGTCGTTGACGCGGACGGGCCGCGGCCCCTTGCCGCCGTCGAGCGTGGGCATGTCGAGGAGGTGGAAGACGCCGTCGAGCACCTTGCCGACGGGCGCCTTGTCGTTCGCCTCGGCGTACGCCGCGAAGATGGCCACGCGCGAGCCCTTCGCGAGCCCGGCGATCTCGAGCCCGAGCCGGGCCGCGCGGCCGGCGATCTCGGTGGGGTTGCCCCGGCCGAGGATCTTGATGAGCAGCGCGACGCCCGGCAGCTCGTGCAGTTGCTCGTTCTTCCTGGCGTCGACCTCGGCGCGGATCGCGGCGACGACCTCGGGCTCGATCCCGCGCGGAGGTTTGTCGGAGAGCAGATCCTCGACCTCGGGGACGGGCTTCGCCGCGACCACGAAGAGGAGCTGCTTCTCCAGCGGGCTCATCCGCTCGCTCGCGGGGACGGGCGGCGCCGGCGGGATCGGCGTGAGCTTGCGCGCCCACGGCTCGTGCGGCGAGGCGGGCGGATAGGTCGTGATGACGGGGTGCGAGCGTCGGTCCGCGAGCGGCGGCCGCGTCGAGGCTCGCTTGGCGATGGCCTCCAGCGTGTTCGCGGCGGCGGCGCCGTTCTGCGGACGCTGGGACGGGTCCTTCGAGAGCATGCGGGCCACGAGCTCCGAGAGCGCGAACGGCACCTCGGGGCGGATCTCGGCGACGCGTGGCACCTCGGCCATCACGATCTTCGCGAGCACGACGTGCTGCGGTCCGCCCTCGAAGGCCCTGCGACCCGTGAGGCATTCGAAGAGCACGGCGCCGAGGCAAAACATGTCCGCCGCGGCGGTCACGCCCGAGGCGTAGTCGATCTGCTCGGGGGCCATGTATCCGACGGTCCCGAGGACCACGCCGGTCGAGGTCATGTGTCCGCCCGCGAGCAGCGCGATGCCGAAATCCAGCACCTTCACGCGCTCGACGTCGGAGCCCACGAGGTAGATGTTCGAGGGCTTGATGTCGCGGTGCACGACGTCCGCCGCGTGCGCCGCGCCGAGGGCGTGCGCCACGCGCAGGCCGAGCTTGACCACGTCGTCGACTTGCAGCGGGCCGTGCTTCAGCACCTGGTCGAGGCCCCGGCCGTGGAGCCACTCCATGGCGAGCCAGGGCTCGTTGTCCGTCACGCCGTGGTCGACGTAGCGCACGATGTGCGGGTGCTCGTGGAGGTGCCGCGAGAGGATCTCGATCTCGCGCCGGAACCTCCGGAGCATGCTCTCTTTCGGCGTGGATCCGTCCCTCGGCTCCGCGACGAACTTGATCGCGACGCGCTCCTTCGAGTCCTTCTCGTAAGCGGGCCAGACGATCCCCATCCCTCCGTCGGTGATGGGCTCTCCATCCAGTACGAAGCGACCGCCGATGACGTCACCTGATTTGCGCACGGACAGCCAGGATCACCAGCGGCGGGGGCGGAAGGCAAGGGGGACGCGGGCTGCTTCACCGCGGAGGCGGCTTTTCCGGCAGCGTGGTCCCCGTCAGGGAGCAGGCCTCGGCGTATCCCTGCAGGCAGGCCCGCTCGCGTAACCTGCGCTCCTCGGCCGGGTCCGGCGCGAGCCCGCCCTGGCCCTCGTGGTGCATCCGGGCGAGGGTGGCGCACGACGCGCCGTGGGCCCGTTCGCAGGCGATCCGGCGGTATTTCACGGCGAGGCGGTCGTCTCGCGGGAGCAGCTTGCCCTGCGCGTAGATGCGGCCGAGGTTGTTGCAGGCGAGCGGCTCCTTCTTTCCGCAGGCGAAAAAGTAGAGCTCGATGGCGCGGGCCGTGTCGCGCCGTATCTCCTGGCCGCTCTCGAGGGCGGCGGCGAGGTTGTTGCAGCCGAGGGGCTCTTTCTGGTCGCAGGCGCGCTGGTGCAGCGCGAGCCCGCGGCGCGGGTCCTTGGGCAGGCAGTCGCCGTCCTCGTAGGCATTGCCGAGGTTCGTGCAGCCGAGCGGCTCGCCGCCGTCGCAGGCCCGCTGGTACGCGGCGACGGCCTTGCACATGTCCGGCGCGACGCCGAGCCCCTTGTCGTACAGGAACCCGAGGTTGTTGCAGCCGAGCAGGTCCCCGTCGTTGCAGGCCCGC
Proteins encoded:
- a CDS encoding protein kinase domain-containing protein → MRKSGDVIGGRFVLDGEPITDGGMGIVWPAYEKDSKERVAIKFVAEPRDGSTPKESMLRRFRREIEILSRHLHEHPHIVRYVDHGVTDNEPWLAMEWLHGRGLDQVLKHGPLQVDDVVKLGLRVAHALGAAHAADVVHRDIKPSNIYLVGSDVERVKVLDFGIALLAGGHMTSTGVVLGTVGYMAPEQIDYASGVTAAADMFCLGAVLFECLTGRRAFEGGPQHVVLAKIVMAEVPRVAEIRPEVPFALSELVARMLSKDPSQRPQNGAAAANTLEAIAKRASTRPPLADRRSHPVITTYPPASPHEPWARKLTPIPPAPPVPASERMSPLEKQLLFVVAAKPVPEVEDLLSDKPPRGIEPEVVAAIRAEVDARKNEQLHELPGVALLIKILGRGNPTEIAGRAARLGLEIAGLAKGSRVAIFAAYAEANDKAPVGKVLDGVFHLLDMPTLDGGKGPRPVRVNDVACAFLDARFDVASYIGEFWLRGERETTRAVRTLLGKPSPYVGRDEELGTVRKYVEQALQGKKPKAVLVLGEPGAGKSRLRFELIERLCRAKPNLSVVLGRGDPLRAGSAFSIVGSALRSAAGISAGEPVEVSQNKLRELVGTYLAGTDRRRVTDFLGEVVGLHFPDAGRTELRAARSDAALMADHIKDAFLDFIHVLTETHPFLLVLEELEWSDAASLKLVDAALDALRDRRFAVLALARPDVRKRLPGLWQDREVQDVRLHPLDKDDAERIVWSALGLSTPRAVVDRIVKLGAGNAFYLEELIRAVNEGRDGALPETVLGMVDARIDSKSLDDEARMVLCAASVFGDAAWEGALRLLVYGDGEPTASLDETLARLCGDCELLERRRHSRFAGETEYTFRHLLLREAAYARLTDNNRRLCHQRAAEWLLSAGEQDPSVLALHLDRGGDARRAVAFYVRAAEQALSGGALDTAIELAKRGLHLGANGEAAAELWAIATDAESWRSNHAHAYEAARCAFLYATPGSRHHARALGGAIRSALALGDTKNAAELSQRLLHEKPADDAVLELSWAFSATIDSLLDHEPAAALPYLERMRHVTAPAAEREPVVVAWTLHTRAHWARAVDQDPWAALGLDRESVLRFATIGDHRYLPHARVHVGLDLLLLGAHERAEKELHEGLQGQPEESLTSLVGGTFEALLNLERGAFAPAREMAEDVVALAEARGERLAARRARLLAARANIALGDLDRADRMLGALRSASAPPGALLGVRAALFLAAKKPQKTLTLVDRALALRPSNGGQQAPAPPEITLLRVEALLLEKATYEARAALVAARAQLHTRAATIGEDDLRQSFLDRRAANVRLRALCKEWLGGDGPDDPNRRLIIPPTP